Within the Magnetospirillum sp. 15-1 genome, the region CATGATCACCCTCTCTCCACCGACAAGTCACTCCCGCCCGAATCGAGACGGCTCGCCGCCCACATGCCACCCGCGCATTTCCCCCCAACGTCACATCGCACGGTTAGCGCAACCGATACTAATAAAGATTGAAGGAGGCCGCAAATACAATGCATCGTCGAAATGCGACTTTCAAATAGCATTCGACGCTTCAAATTCCACACACCATGACCGTTATGATCAACAAGCAAGGAAGACGCAGACCAAGGTCAGATGCAAAAAAACGACTCCATACATCCTTTAGCCACAACATCCGAGCCCACCCGGAATCTCCAGGAGCGAACAGGGAAGAGACCAGGCAACCGGCCATCAAACAGGTTAAAACATCTTTCACGAGTTACGCACACATGCACACCCATACAGGGTGATATTTTGCCACACAAAACTCGTTAGGCTTGCGGTCCGTACAAATATGTGGATTCCTATTTGCGGATATTCGACACGTAATGGCGCGCTTTGATTGTGGTTGGGCGGAAATTGCGCCGCCCCATCAGTGCCGGAGTGTCGGGTCCGGCCGTCCTCGGACCATGGTGCGGGGATCGGCGCAGTGGGACGACCCATACAGCCCTGACTACAGCGCAAGGGGGGCAAGGCTGGGCCGCGGAACAAACGGCGGCGAGGGGGCCGGGAAGAGAGTCCGACCGCGCAGCCAAACCGGAGGATGGATTCATGGATAGTTATATTTGCCTGATTTTTCCCTTTGCCGGCACTTACGCGCCGCAGGGCTTCAATCTGGCCTTGGGACAGATTTTGAACGTCACTCAATACCAGGCCGTCTTTTCCATCATCAGTTCCATATATGGCGGCAACGGCACGTCGACCTTCGCCCTGCCCAACCTCCAGGGCCGCACCCCGATCGGAACCGGCATACTGGAGAGCCATTCCTTCAATGTCAGCCAGAATGGCGGTTCGTTCACCACCGGTCCGGTGGTGGGCAGCGTCACCCTGACCGCCGCCAACACCCCGGTGGGATCGCACACCCACGGGGCGACCTTCAGTGCCGCCACCGGCCCTCAGACGGTCACCATTCCGGCGGTTCCCGCCGATCCCGGCACGCCGCCGTCCCTGGGCACGGTGGCGTTGCAGGCCAATCCGGGGATTACCGGCAATTCCTATGCCATCGGCGGCTCCAATACCTTCCTGGCGTCGACCCCGAGCGGCGCCACCGGCGCCCAGATGTGGGCGAGTTCGGCCGGGGCCTCGCCGGCCAACGTGGGCGGCCTGAACGTCACCCTCAATCCCGGCACCCAGGGCCGTTCGGCCATCCCCGCCCAGACCGTGACGGTCAATACCGTCACCGGCGGTAGCGTGGTGGTCGCCCCGACCGGCAGTCCCGGTGGATCGACGATCTCGGTGATCGGCACTCCGTCGGTGATGCAGCCCTGGCTGGCTCTCAATTTCATCTTCTGCATGGAAGGCCTTTACCCCATGCGGCCGTAGTGATCGCGCGTCCCTCCCCCGCTCCGGCGCGGGAGGGACGGTGCCGTTACCGCTTCCATCAGAGACTGCTCGAGGGGTCCCTTTCCACCATGACCGACATCCGCACCCTGTCCTGCGACGTCTTCACGCCGCATGTGGGATCCACCGTCACCCTGATCACCGGGGACGGCCAGTCCCTCGAGACCACCTTGCGCATCGCCAGGATCAATCCCAACGGAACGTTCAGCAACGCCCCGCGCGAGGCGTTCAGCCTGCTCCTCTACGCCCCCGAGCCCTGCGCCTGGAACAGCTGCGACGCCACGCTGAACCATCCCCAATTGGGCAGCATCGGGCCGCTCCATATGGTGCGCATCGTCTCGGATGAGCCGGGAATCAGCGCCGTCTTCCAGGCCTCGTTTAATTGACGGCCGTCGGGCCAGGCCTCAGCCGTATTGCGGCACCGCCGCCGGAACCGGCTGGGGCCAGGGGCGGCCCGGCGGGTACCAGGCCAGTTCCACATGGGGCGGGCGCGAGGCGATCACCCGAAAGCCCTGGCGCATCCAGAACTCCAAGGCCCCCGGCGGATAGCTGAGGGCCGCGCCGGTCAACGCCATCTTCGAGCCGGCGGCGCCGCGTTGCAGGCTGCGCACCACGTCGGCGCCGTTGCCCTTGCGCCGGGCCTCGGGGTGTATCTCCATGATGCTGATGCGCCAGTCGGAATAGCCGAAATCCAGGGTCAGGCGGCCGATGGACTGGCCGGTCCGCTGGATGACGAAATCCATGTGCTCGGGATAGAGATGGCCCACCCCGAGGCGGGCGATGCGGTATTGGTCCTCGAACAGAAATCTGACGAAATCCGGATCGTCCGAGGTCTCGGCCAACCAGGGACGGGCCGCCATGAACATGGCGAGCAGGAATTGATTATCCTCCGGCCTGGTTTGCCGTAGGGACAAGCCGCCTATTAGCTGCAATTTTCCAGCGATCATGCGACAATACGCCCGATGAAGATTTACGTCAGCCGACATAGAACACCATTGG harbors:
- a CDS encoding GNAT family N-acetyltransferase, which gives rise to MAARPWLAETSDDPDFVRFLFEDQYRIARLGVGHLYPEHMDFVIQRTGQSIGRLTLDFGYSDWRISIMEIHPEARRKGNGADVVRSLQRGAAGSKMALTGAALSYPPGALEFWMRQGFRVIASRPPHVELAWYPPGRPWPQPVPAAVPQYG
- a CDS encoding tail fiber protein, translating into MDSYICLIFPFAGTYAPQGFNLALGQILNVTQYQAVFSIISSIYGGNGTSTFALPNLQGRTPIGTGILESHSFNVSQNGGSFTTGPVVGSVTLTAANTPVGSHTHGATFSAATGPQTVTIPAVPADPGTPPSLGTVALQANPGITGNSYAIGGSNTFLASTPSGATGAQMWASSAGASPANVGGLNVTLNPGTQGRSAIPAQTVTVNTVTGGSVVVAPTGSPGGSTISVIGTPSVMQPWLALNFIFCMEGLYPMRP